A single window of Nicotiana tomentosiformis chromosome 1, ASM39032v3, whole genome shotgun sequence DNA harbors:
- the LOC104090122 gene encoding protein TIC 21, chloroplastic: MQTLLLPAAHSVTGSAPSALSSAGKPCRHNFFGRQITLISSPSSLSLPPLKTKPLSFPQFSLINKRTRILASAPLSPPYTSPNDESEKAKLAQVAKRLQNTARYFKRLGSLGFWGQLVCTLVAAVILSFSVVVTGKITSPFTFYSTAGGIAAAFVSVFWSFGYIRLSEKLRRTANDPSKAPPRADVVKSLKNGIVVNLLGMGAAVLGMQATVGSLVAKALTTSANPYSITPGSSPVLALDVFLVQASANTIVAHFLGLVFSLELLRSVTLPPSEGIPVPRVA, encoded by the exons ATGCAAACTCTACTCTTGCCGGCGGCTCACTCCGTCACCGGCAGTGCACCATCAGCTCTTTCCTCGGCCGGAAAACCATGTCGGCATAATTTCTTTGGACGCCAAATTACCCTAATTTCTTCGCCCTCATCATTATCTTTACCTCCCTTAAAGACAAAGCCTCTTTCTTTTCCCCAGTTTAGTCTCATAAACAAACGGACCAGAATCTTAGCTTCTGCTCCCCTTTCTCCACCCTACACTTCCCCAAATGACGAGTCTGAAAAAGCGAAATTAGCTCAG GTTGCGAAAAGACTACAGAATACTGCAAGGTACTTCAAGAGATTGGGTAGTCTAGGGTTCTGGGGACAGCTGGTATGTACGCTTGTTGCTGCGGTGATCCTTTCGTTTTCTGTTGTTGTTACGGGGAAGATTACGTCGCCCTTCACATTCTACTCAACTGCGGGTGGAATTGCAGCTGCTTTTGTTTCAGTTTTTTGGTCATTTGGCTATATTCGCTTGTCTGAAAAGCTTCGAAGGACAGCTAATGATCCTTCAAAG GCTCCTCCTCGTGCTGATGTTGTGAAAAGCTTGAAAAATGGAATAGTGGTGAATCTTCTGGGCATGGGTGCTGCTGTACTTGGCATGCAAGCAACTGTCGGATCGTTGGTGGCTAAGGCTCTTACCACCTCAGCTAATCCATATAGTATTACTCCTGGAAGTAGCCCCGTGCTTGCTTTGGATGTATTTCTGGTTCAG GCATCAGCGAATACTATCGTTGCACACTTTCTAGGTCTAGTGTTCTCATTGGAGCTGTTGCGCTCAGTCACCTTGCCACCTTCAGAAGGCATTCCGGTACCAAGGGTTGCATGA